In the genome of Lathyrus oleraceus cultivar Zhongwan6 chromosome 4, CAAS_Psat_ZW6_1.0, whole genome shotgun sequence, the window CACTAACTATTTAAAAATTATAGAAACTACATCATCACCCTCAACATCAGAATCCAACTTGAGATTTGTCTCAGCAGGTGTGATTGTAGAGTTGCAATTTATTAGCTCAAATCTCTTCATaagctcaagttcatacttcagctGATGCAAGATTATACCCTTACCAGAGTACAAaatctccatccctagaaagtataccatatttcctagatcagtcatctcaaactcattcatcagcaccttcttgaacttagATATCTCATTTGAACAACTCcctgttagcaatatgtcatcaacatagagacacaccagaatcatattGATATCAGATGTATGCTGAAAAtaaataccatactccatctcatATTTTGTGAATCCTTGAAGCttaaaaaatgaattaattttCAGATTCCAGGatctaggagcttgtttcagtccatacaaggctttatgcaactTATACATCATCCCTTCATTATTCTTTTTCACAGATCCAAGAGGTTATGATACATAAACTTCTTCTTGTAAAGGACCATTCAGAAATGAAGATTTAACATCCAAATACATAAGAGACCAATTCCTATTAGCAAATATAGCAATCATCAGTCTGATTATTTCATGTCTAACTATAGGAGAAAACACCTCAAAGTAATCTAATCCAGATTTATATAGAAATCCTCTAgctactaaccttgctttgtgtttggAAATTGATCCACCTGGGTTTAGTTTCAACTTGTAAACCCATGTTACACTGATAGatttcttgttctttggaagctcaatcaactcccaagtcttgtttctttctatagtacgaagttcttctttcatggccttcagccacaCCTTCTTCTTGAGAACTTCTTCATTACTAAATGGTTAAAAGTCTACCAACATGGTACACTGGATGATTTCCTCTTCAGAGTCTATCTCAATATAttgcaacatgtcaaactctgcaaatctTCTTGGTATTTGTCTGATTCTTTGTGACCACTGAACTTGTTCAAGATCTTCTTCAGATGCTAGAACAATATCAAATTCTAGACTACCTTTAGAGGCAAGACCACCTTCAGAGGAATGATTATCACCAGAGTTTGGATCATCATTAGAATTTGGATCAAAATAAAATACATCTTCAGAGTCAAATTCATCTTCAGACTCAACTTCAGCATCAAGTCACCTTCATACCCTAACTCATCTTAAGAGGCAGATTCTCCTTTAGAGGAAGATTCTTCTCCAGAGTCTGAAATATCTTAAGAAGTTAACACAGGTGTTAACACTACACCAGAGTTGGATTGACACTTGTTCCAATCTCATGCTTATGATTCTTTCACAATGACATCTCTGTTGAATTCAACTTTGTTAGTGACATGACAATAAAGCTTATAAGCATCTGTACTGTTGTACCCTAGAAGAAACATGACTCTGCTTCTGTcatccaacttccttctcttaGGATCTGGGACATGTTTATAACAAACATAACCAAACACCTTTAGATGGCTTACATTTTTCTTATCTCTAGTCCACTTCTCAAAAGGAATAATTTCCTTCACCTTCTCAGTTGGACACCTATTGAGCACATATGTTGCAGTGGCAATAACTTCTCTCCATAAGGTGTGAAGGAGCTTCTTCTCTTTTATCATGTTCCTTGTCATATCAAGAAAAGTTTTGTTTCTTCTTTCGtcaagaccattgtgttgaggagtgtatggagcactaacctcatgctcaattccattctcctcacaaTATATCTTGAACTCTATATATTTATACTCACCTCGATCATTAGttctgagaattttcaacttctGACCACTTTGTTTTTCAGCCTTCACCTTGATTTTCTGAAACTCAGCAAACACCTCATGCTTAAACTTGATGAGTGCTACTCATGTAattcttgtgaactcatccacaaatgaTACAAAGTACTTGTTTTctccaagtgaaggtacttcAAATTGTCCACATACATTAGAATACACTACTTCTAAAGCATGTTTTGTTCTTTGAGCCACTTCTAATGCAAATGACAATCTAGGTTGCTTAACTTTCATGCATACCTCATATGACTTCTCAGGCTTCACAATCTTGGGAATGCCATGTACCAGCTTCTAAGAACTCAGATTCCCTAAACTTATGAAATTCAGATGCCCTAATGTCTTTTGCCATAGCTCACTATTACCTTTAGCACCTTCTACACAAAGGCATTTAGTTTTAGTTATTTCCACATTCACCTTAGATGTTCTGTTGCTTTTTGTTCAGACTGCATAATTAGCTTCTGATAAAATCGTATAACTTAAAGAAATTTTCCTTCATATTAACTGGGAACCCTTTCTCATTTATCTGACCTACACTCGTCATATTTATCTTCATGTCAGGAACATACCAAACATCCTTGATCATAATAGTTTTGTCATTCTTCACTCTAACCTTCGCATTCCCCATTCCTTCAACATTAAGATACTTATCATCAACATATATAATTCTTGTCCTCTTTCAAGAGTCAAAATTAATTAGCCGTTGTTTGTTTCCATTTAAGTGATTTGAACAGCCAGTATATACCACCAATTTACCAAATACATTGTACTCTTAGAGCAACACATGCCATGCCCAGTCGACAACTCAAGGTCATAAAATACGGAGATGCATTTGGAATCGATGTATACATGAGACTTGTTATCTATGATAGTATATCATACCATatgtgtaggtgtttaattggctgcattgtatggtaaaacactagcaGGATTCcaatgtcttgactgatgtcatgacatgatgtggaggtgtttgtgtgactgcattaTAGGTTAGAATAcctagctgtactctgatgtcttgactgatgtcatgacacacttgagtagtttactgcaggattagctaatacaggatgtattgaatgtcaaattggatgttgtgacattcatccctgtcagcagatactgaggaataaaacaggtggtgttctgttagaactcagtatttattttcagtctggttatcaaggaaataccagacctgccataaggcctactgtctgaatgtcaaactggatgttatgacattcatcattgacagcatatactgaacaatagacagagtggtgttctgctacacttcagtatgtttctaagtctgttcttcaagaggataacagaactgacttaaggctaaatgtgtaaatgtcaaattggatgctttgacatttattaatgttagttgttactgtagaatggacagattggtcctgtacagttcagcaaatttgtacagtctgttttcaggaaaaacagacatagcatatggtccttgatgtcaagctgaatgttgtgacattcattcctgacagcatatgctaaattgtaggttgtttagtttttctgtttcaacatttttctcaggctattcttcagggattcaacagctgagagaaaatccaggaaaccaacaaccaagctacatttaatgaacctaacaaatagcctatttgttagtaacctagatgtggaatttaggggaactcgcgtgaccttaaattcaggagaatacaagtacaaggcccaagtgctgcaatataaaaggaagtcattccttcattcagaactggggattttgagacgtgaagatttagtgtgtccatcatacttcactgctgtatttttgtgagtcttgtattagacatatcttgtaagccaagctattatcacgtagatgattgcattggtatagggtgttcattgagttgtaagtgttgtgtcactctaagcttttaagcgtgagtgctgtgtatcttgattaaagctgttaagcacaatcaagagttgtttgaagtgtgacttcaaaattgtctttaatattgattaaaggtagtagtcactgaggtgattgagggggagtgagtaggaactctgatcttagtgtaagattgaaattgcattgggtagggattaagtgaagagttgtaaacgggggagtttagctttgaattaatactactaatagtggatttcctccctggcttggtagcccccagacgtaggtaatgttggactgaactgggtaaacaattacttgtgttatttactgcacttacttttaagttctgcataattcttgtctgtgcagaattggatgtcataacaacccgtgtgacatcgaaagtctgataactagaatttcaatatGGAACGTTTATACCCTAGCGGAAGCTCATACATAAAGTGCTGAAATCAACAAACACACAATCATTTTCAAGCTGAACTACGAAAACCCCAATGTGTTGAGAACTTTCAAAAATATAAAATCAACAAACACACAATTATTTTCTAGCCGAACTACGGTACGCTAATCCCTCATAACGCTTGAGGGTACGTAGGCACCGAATTGTAATACTATGTCGAGTACAATTATAAAACAAAACCTTTTTTGGTCTTTTCTTGAAATTAAATAAtctttttattaaaaaaaatcagATAACTTtcttgtaaataaataaataaagaaagaaagaaagaaataagcaaagaataaatAATCTAAACAGACATCCCTTAGACAAACAAGCTTAACTCTAGAACTAGAGAAGACTCATGTTCTGAATTtataaatgaatttggagtatAAGGTTGAATTCTAGATAAGAAGAGGATCACAATGatggtggtctcgtgttctgaatttaccaaacgatgaagctccggtgagagctcaccggagaagatgaccgaagtGTTTTAGGTCGTGTGAGTTTGGCCATACACGTTGGACATTTAAAATATTCTGATTGGTTGGATTTGAATTGGATTATGTGTGTTGCTTGCAACGCATTCCATCATGCTCTCTAACCTGAGGAGagttggatctgccacgtcaattaatgaggcatgatccaacgctccatgttttttctgatttttattatttttaattatttttccttttaaaatacatagtaatttcattttttatccaaaaaatcccaaaataatttctaaaattctcttttatttttcttcatcttatttttttcacattttattccactgattttctatttttcatgaattttctcttttctcccttattttaattggtttaaaaataattttatgcattttaaaattctggaaaatttattacatgtttctcattttatttctaaacttccataattttcttggccatttatttggtgttttgaaggattttatggattttccattttatttcatttaattgcattttatgTTTGTGTGACCTTATGAACTTCTattggccttggatcatgatggtttggatttcaagtctcatcaaactcaatggatcttagGTGTTGATGGGGTAAAAatcctaatccaccaaaatggatgattgattttgatgatgacttgatcaaatttttGGTCCAATTTTGGTGTGGCTTCTCTTGTCTCCTTCCTCTTCATCCCCttttttccctttgatcaattggatggtttgtgtccatcttgttcatgatgtgtggattggtacttgaggaactttcatcatttcaaatccaccttttaagtgatcatgaatcatttaaggtactttcAATTGATacataagtttgtcctaagtgtcatgaagtatggatttaagtaatggaccatcctcctagcctttgtgcttgatcatctccttttcttttctattttgtgtggcatgactttaggagaataatttacatatcatttctctagcatgtattaacacagacattattattgaccgacctcagatagttgtgacttctacataagtccaattacgattgcttaacatagcgctaaatttatcCCAAAAGTAAATACATTTTTATAAGAGAGATTttaagtctcctactcctcatggtattgtgtgaaaatgttgctccttttctacttgtgagagctagtggcatacttgttgatttcatccaagttggagcccttctcataaatgatgtataggttcatattttcatgcttgtaggtgaatagttgagtgttctccaaaaaattATCAAGCCATCCTTCATTTTAATTTCTAACCTCATTTACTAACATTTTTACTTTTATTAACTTTTATTTCCAGGTCATTTACTTTATACTcttttattttatgtcatttactttatactttatgtttagcacttcatatcatattgtttgtgattatgtcatttgttctttgtccatttggattTTACTTTCATATATTTGTAAAGAAAAAACACTAATAAAGAAAACCTAAAAAGAAACTTGGTTCtcctgattcatggacttgtggttactatcgttggcatcattgtggagttatggacttagaattaggattttgaccttttctttgggacttgtgatttgagaccttggaatccatctggtacctttgacttgAGACTTCCTTTTGAATACTTGATTTGGTCATTCTAGTTTCATCTGGTACATGGATTTTATTTGCTTATCTGACTTGTTTAAAGCTTAATCCAAATGAgagaattcttgcttgacttatgtcataaagcttgttatctcttggttagatctttcctccctagattttactttatgctctaggagagctagtggcatacttgtcgatccttatccaagttggagcccttctcatgatgatgcaaaaTTCTCATACgtgtgggtgactagttgagtattctccttaaaatgacaatatgtcttttcattaaaaatcaaatccaaacaaacacctttgttatttttaccacgaactacaaggttttgatcctccaatgcactttgttggtatgtaggcatgagacttcaaaagaTCTTGGCAAACAGTagaaatatttaaaaaatatttattttcccatctctccaatcttttgcataaatAACACCCAGACCCTTgtctcttttattagttttgttttaaaacttctttgagttttgttcatactttttcccttttcctttggaaataataaaagcgcggtgacgactcttgctttatgagttaagttaattaatagcttaatctcaaaaagATTTACCATTACAGAGATCACCACATAAAACACCTTTGACACCACTTAGACGTAACTTGCATTTACTTGATCAAAGTCCTTGACTTTGGCTTATTTTGAAGCATAATCACCTGCTTTAATAACAAGAGAAAACAAACACTAACTCTTCATGAAGTTAAATTTAGTTGATAAGTAAAACAAAGCAAACTCCTATGGTTAATATACAATACACAATATGACCAAGCTTGTGATTCCATGACCAAATACAATGGTCATTCATGATATGATTTTATGTCTGCACATGAGGTGTgtaaaaagaagaaaaaaggagGATACATTTTGGGATATGACAACTCTGATGGTTTTTCCATGGCGGCGCAAATTCAATACGGTAAGCAAATATTTGTATTCACTTATTGATTCTTCTAATTCAATTCATCTTCATCTCATCTTCATACCATTTCTTTTCTTCCATTTGttttcttgttgttgttgattcTTTTGCCCCTTTTCAATGCTTGAACTATGATGTGAAGTGTGTGAAGGTTGAAGAATGGAGAGTAAAAACATGAGAGAAAGTGATGAACTGATGGTATCaaaaggtgaagaaaaaatccCCCTTTAATGGGGAATGAAGAATGAAAATATATAACAAGGTGATGGATGATTAGAGGTTAAGAATGGGCTAAAAGTTAGTTGGGGCTATTTTGGGGATCTTTGGGCAATTGCCCAAAGTGGTTAGAAGTTAGTTTGTGCAAGTTTAAGGTAGTTAGGGTGGTTAAAACATGGATGTATATGATTTTACATGTATGCGCATATGCTACAATTTTAATCAATGTGAGGGAAATTGAATGAATTTACATGGCATCAGTTGAATAAATGTTTGGGTTTACATGGTATGAATGAATGACTTATAGATTCATTTTAATTGATGTTCATGGATGGAATGATGTATTATATGAATGATGTATTTTTTAATACACATGATTTATGGGGTTTTACTTGTTGTATGGAAATGGAATGGGAATGATCCATAGTATGAAATTTGTATTTATGGCACATGCATAACATTGGTGAATTTTTATAACTTAGCATTGAATTTGACTTCCTTTTGAATGATTTTGCATATGATGTAAGTGTATGTGcatgttttgaattttagaaATGAATGGTATGAATTGAAGATGGCTTTTTGCGTGTATTTGTAAATGTCCATGATGCTGAATTTTGTTCATTAATACGAATGTATAATGTTATGTAAGTGTTGAATTTTACAATTGAATATAATTTCTAActtatttttttattgttttcttTACAACGGCACATGGCAATGGAGCATGAACAAGCATGATCAAGAATGGAGTATGAAAGAAGACTACTGAAGAGCTTGtaattatttttattcttttgtgTATGGGAACTCAGTAATATGTTCGTAATAACATAAAGTGATGTGAAGTGAAGTCATGTAAATGTACAAACAATTTTTAGTGGCTTTTGAACCTTATGTATATGGATTGAAAGACCATAAATAAAAAGGGAACTATGACTCAAAATGTATGTATGGAAATGAATTCCAACGAATGCTTAGGGAATTTACCCATGAAGTGAAAAGTGACTTAGTGAATCACTTAGAAATTGAAAATGTATCGAAAAATCAAAAATATAAGTTAGGTTGAATGACTTACAATACAGGTTATGTAAAAAATGTGAAATGAATATTGGATGATTTAATTTAAACATTCCGATTCTAATACACGAAGCGATTCAAAATCATACTTTGGATGCAAGTAGGAATTCTATCTTTTGTAAATCATGATATGTGATGCACATGGTACATTCTTTTGTACACGATGTAATGACTTAAAAATGGATAATGAATATGTTTAGGAATGTCTAGGATAATGGCCAAACGTCTGGTCAGCAGTGTCGACCatgttgaccaaaagtcaaccacCTCTCTACTTTccatttttcaaattaaaagTACTTCCTGATTTAAGAAAAACCTCATCATTAAAGAGCCTTTGACCTAATTGATGCAGATGAAGATGGAATGATGAAATATACGATGTATGAAGATGAAATGAGTGAAACATACAtatgcatgatgaatgatataaatGCTTCCAATATACATGCAAATGAATAAAGTCATAAGTTagataaaaatgaaaaaacaatAATACAAATTTTAAGGTATGACAGTTATTAACAACTTATTATCATTAATACATTAGGAAAAATATACAAAAATGTTTGTACCAAAAGTTGAACTTTGAACCAACCACTTAGAGTCATCTAAATCAACTAAGTTTGATAAGAGTTTAAATCCCTTATATTTAGTAAAAGTTTCTAAGTTCATAccaaaataaacaaataaattacaaatcacttttttttaataacaatcacaaataaatgaatttaaaaatatatattaaataaaaaGTAAACTTCAAAAGACAAATTAAATAAGAAATAAAATCCAAAATCAATAAACTATGATATTATATTATAAATacataatttatttattttttaaatttattgaataaAGAGTATCAATAATTTGTTTAATACATTATATGTAATTAGTTTATATAAACCGAAAAAAAAACATATTGAGAGAAAATATCCTCTTAAGGATTTGTTTGTTTTAgttttttaaaaacaatttttagagtattttatatttttgttttaaaaagtttagaattttttttttaaaactctATATGAAAAATTGTTAAAATAGTTTTTCACAAAAAAATTATTTGAGGAATCCATTCTTTTACtctaatttttttaatattaaaatttcAGAAAAATACTTAAATTTAAGACTTACATAGTCATTTGTTTCCTATAAATTGACGTGTAATTCAATTTGGTTATTTGTATCTTTTATTTTTGGAAATAGTCCCTAAATGTTAAAGTCATTTTGATTTTAGTGAAAATCTGCAGAAAATCAACAAATTTTAAATCCACAGACAATCTCAAAAGAAAATCAGTAGGAAACCCGCAAGATTTTGATTTTAAAGATTAAAACCAAAAAGATTTAATATTTAAGATTATTTTCAAACAAAAAAAGATTGAGAAATCAAATTAAAAAACACGTCAAATTGAAGGGATCAAATTAAAAAACACGTCAACTTGAAGGGATCAAATAAATTTAAAGATATTTATATGATTAGATGTCAAAATTACTTTTCTATTTATAAAAAACAACTTTGAAATAATTTTTACCATTTAAAAAAATACCTTAAAAATAAGCCATAGTTTTAGATGAATTTCAGATctataatttaataaaaaaatcaatttttattttagaaaaagaaaTACTTTATTAGCTAAAGAAAACTATACAAAACAAGCGATCTTAAACAGGATCCAGCAAAGCCAGATGATTAATTACTAAAAGGAACCCAACAACCTAAGACATAAGTATATTACCCTAGATTTTCTTTAAGTTTGGGTTTCATCCaacatttaaaaacaacattATCTATGAATTGtatttaaaaattcaattttaaatatattaaattaTAATTTTTATCTGAAATATATATAGACTAAATATTTTGATTATTTATTATATGTGATTGTTTTTTATAATAAAAACAAGCTGGAGTATTTAAATACAATTTCTTTAGTGTGTTTTTTTACTATATTTCAATGAAAAAAAATATAAGTGTATATGTACTAATTTCTTCAATTTTCACTTTTTAAAGGACATTTAAGTTTACTTGTTATACTTTCATTTTCATTGGAAAATAGTAAAAACCATATTTAAGGAATTTTGTAGGTAAATCTTTTCCATAAATAAATTGAAGCTTCCCACCAATAAATTTTATATCTGGTTTTTTTACTGCTATAAAATCTTATGATTGTATTGAGTTTGCACCACCACATTTTCACACACTCAATTGGAAAATGCAGTCTCTACAATCATTTGTTTCCATTTTAATATTTATAGTTCTTGTGTTTGATGTTTGTGAATCCGATGATTGTAACAATCCCTTCAGGTTCATTACTGTTAGTCAATCAGGCATAGCAAATTTTAAAACAATTCAAAGTGCCATTGATTCTGTCCCAGAAGGAAACTCTCAAAGGATTCATATCCAAATTTCCTCTGGTGTTTATAGGTATATTCTTCCTTTTCAACTATAATTCTATGTTACATTTTTATTATACATTGAATTATAGATTATAGATGATACAAATTTCTTTATGTTCAGAGAGCATGTCTTAATTCCCAAAAACAAACCATGCATTTATCTTGAAGGAGCTGGTAGTCAGTCTACAAGTATAGAATGGGGCTCTCATGAAATTGCTACCTTCGATATAAAAGGAAGCAATACTGTTGCAAAGGGCATAACTTTTACGGTAaattatttatatataataattttATAAGCATAATAGTTATTGAATTAATCCATTTTTTATACTCTATGTATTCATAGAATACGCTAAACAGCCCCGTATTATCAAACGCCATTGCCGTCACACAAGCCAAAGCTGCCAAAATCCATGCAGATAAATGTGCTTTCTATAGTTGTTCTTTTCTTGGGGTGCAAGATACCATAAACGATGACGATGGTCGCCATTACTACAAAAACTGTTACATCCAAGGTTCAACCGATTTCATATATGGGAATGGTCAATCACTCTTTGAGGTGAAATACAATCAAATTTATTTTTGCTCGTCGTTTTATAATAACAAAATATCATTAATCGCAAGTGACTTTCGTGGTCTCCTTTATAATTATGCAGGCAAGTACAATATATTTTTCAAACGGAAAATCTAGTCTGCACCAGAATGGGGTTATTACAGCACAATATAGAAATTCACCAAATGATCCAAGTGGGTTTGTGTTTAAAAATTGTAACATAAGTGGGACAGGATATAAGACTGAACTTGGAAGGCCTATGAGACCTTATGCAAGAGTCATCATAGCTTATTCTTACCTATCAGATGTTGTTAGACCTGAGGGTTGGAGTCAGTTCAAATATGTTGGGCATGAGTAAGTTTTATTCTTACTAGTGAATCATCAAATTAACACTATCTTGCACTAACATGTGAAATTAACATAACTACAGAGAAAACCTTACTTTTGTGGAGGAGGGATGCACAGGACCTGGAGCAGACAAATCAAAACGTGTGAAATGGATGAAGAGTATGAGTGGACCTGAACTTGATAAATTCTTGAGTCTCTCTTTTATTGTTCAAGAAGGATGGATTTCCAAACTGCCAGCAAGCGTATTCCATTAAACGCTTGATAGTTTGAATGTAAAAAACATTGCTTGTGTTGCAAGTAATCTACGGTTGGTTAGCTTGAAAGGTATAAGCAGTATGTGACTATATGCAATTATATAAATTAGAGCCAGTGTCAATGATATGTACACGTATAAGAATGTAGAATGCTTCATTATCAGTTGAGTTGAGTtgaataaaaatatcaaaaagcttgtctttcatttatttattATGGTATTAGAGCTCAGTGAGTTAGATATACTTGAGATTTCTTTCTTGTGGTCCGCAATCGTGATGTCAGTTGTTGTGTAACTGTTTCCTAGCAAAATTCCTTCTATGTTCATTTTAATGAAAAACCGAAAAAAAAAAAGTATCGGGAAGTCCTCCTGTGAATAGCAAGAATTAATATTCTTGGCTGTCAGACATGAAGAAGACACTCATTGTGACGATGGAACCCTGATTTCTATGTTAGATCTACTTGCTTCTCCTTATAAGATTAAGATGTGAACATTTCAACATTGCATGATTTATAGTATAATTTTTAATTTGTTTTCAGTATTTTTGCttttttaatttgtttattttattttttttataatttaataaaaaatttaaacTATTGTGAAAATGTTCGATCTGTGTTAAAATCATCCTAATCAGATAAATTATGTGATATTTTATTATGAAAAATAGGAactttttttaaatattaaattttttaaaaaaaattccaaaaatatccatattttcaaaaaatttacATTTATGGGCAATTTTTGCCCTAAATTGGCTTGGGCGCCACCCTAGATGGCGTCTACCCTTAAATTTAaggcaagtcgccactaggagtggcgcctactcctatttcttttttttttaatttttttaaatatgtttttaattatttttttaatttttttaaatcttttttaacttattttaaatttattaatttatatttatatatatatatatatatatatatatatatatatatataaataatattatttacaagaGAAAAAAAGATGACATGCATTCAAgaatctgaagaaaaaaaaagagaaaaaagagcAAAATCATGTCGCTCAAAAAGGAAACACTGCTTGATATGAAGCATGAAAATCAAAATTCACTAGTGTCTATTGTAGAAATCTGAAAAAAATTTAGTCTTACTCTTGGAGTAAGTTATATAtatacttttatttattttccctttttttaATCTGTATTTTTGTGAATCGTATTATATAAAAAATTGTATTACATCAAAGGCAATGATTAATTCATGATTAACATATATATCATATCATCTAGTTAATTAAACACAATGGTCTTTAATTATTTTTACTCTGAAACACTTGCATTCAATAATTATTGTACTATTTTGACTCACACGATAACACAAACA includes:
- the LOC127135607 gene encoding probable pectinesterase 29 isoform X3 → MQSLQSFVSILIFVVLAFDVCESGDCNNPLKSITVGQSGKTDFKTIQSAIDSVPAGNSQWIHIQISSGVYKEHVLIPKNKPCIYLEGAGSQSTSIEWGSHENATFDIKGSNTVAKGITFTNTLNSPVLSNAIAVTQAKAAKIHADKCAFYSCSFLGVQDTINDDDGRHYYKNCYIQGSTDFIYGNGQSLFEASTIYFSNGKSSLHQNGVITAQYRNSPNDPSGFVFKNCNISGTGYKTELGRPMRPYARVIIAYSYLSDVVRPEGWSQFKYVGHEENLTFVEEGCTGPGADKSKRVKWMKSMSGPELDKFLSLSFIVQEGWISKLPASVFH